The following coding sequences lie in one Polynucleobacter necessarius genomic window:
- a CDS encoding tripartite tricarboxylate transporter substrate-binding protein, producing the protein MVENRPGAGGNIGTQSDARAAKDGYTLLLTINSAQAINPALYKNPGFDPVNDFVPLYYIGATPYVLVSPPGSPYKTLADVVAAAKKKPGELSYASAGNGTISHLLGAMLNVSAGIEMQHIPYKGVAPAINDVLGGQVLLAFAQSAICSQLH; encoded by the coding sequence GTGGTTGAGAATAGACCCGGTGCCGGCGGAAATATTGGCACGCAAAGTGATGCCCGTGCAGCGAAAGATGGCTATACCTTATTACTTACCATCAATAGTGCTCAGGCAATCAATCCTGCTTTATATAAGAATCCTGGTTTTGATCCAGTTAATGATTTTGTGCCGCTTTATTACATCGGTGCTACGCCATACGTGTTGGTATCGCCCCCCGGTTCGCCTTATAAAACTTTGGCCGATGTTGTAGCGGCAGCAAAAAAGAAGCCAGGCGAGTTGTCATATGCCTCGGCTGGAAATGGCACCATTAGTCATTTATTAGGGGCTATGCTCAATGTTAGTGCTGGCATTGAGATGCAACATATTCCCTATAAAGGCGTTGCACCAGCTATCAATGATGTGCTGGGTGGCCAAGTGCTTTTAGCATTTGCCCAGTCTGCCATCTGTTCTCAATTACATTAA
- a CDS encoding tripartite tricarboxylate transporter substrate-binding protein, with amino-acid sequence MPSLPSVLNYIKTGKFQAIAISSAKRSSAAPEIPTIAETYPDCVGEVWVAIFAPIGVNSEVVKKIQVAMDKTMSKAGGT; translated from the coding sequence TTGCCCAGTCTGCCATCTGTTCTCAATTACATTAAGACTGGAAAATTTCAGGCAATTGCCATTAGCTCTGCGAAGCGATCTAGTGCAGCCCCAGAAATTCCAACAATTGCGGAGACTTATCCTGACTGCGTAGGTGAGGTATGGGTAGCTATCTTCGCCCCCATCGGCGTGAATAGTGAAGTTGTGAAGAAAATTCAGGTAGCAATGGATAAGACGATGTCTAAAGCCGGAGGTACGTGA